In Lates calcarifer isolate ASB-BC8 linkage group LG4, TLL_Latcal_v3, whole genome shotgun sequence, a genomic segment contains:
- the LOC108884342 gene encoding kinesin-1 heavy chain, which yields MADPAECTIKVMCRFRPLNSSEVTRGDRYIPKFQGEDTVVIGGKPYMFDRVFQSNTTQEQVYNACAQKIVKDVLEGYNGTIFAYGQTSSGKTHTMEGNLHDTDAMGIIPRIVQDIFNYIYSMDENLEFHIKVSYFEIYLDKIRDLLDVSKTNLSVHEDKNRVPYVKGCTERFVCSPEEVMDTIDEGKSNRHVAVTNMNEHSSRSHSIFLINVKQENTQTEQKLSGKLYLVDLAGSEKVSKTGAEGAVLDEAKNINKSLSSLGNVISALAEGTAYIPYRDSKMTRILQDSLGGNCRTTIVICCSPSSFNEAETKSTLMFGQRAKTIKNTVTVNIELTAEQWKQKYEREKEKNKTLRNTITWLENELNRWRNGESVPVEEQFDKEKANAEVLALDNILNDKPASTPNVPGVRLTDVEKDKCEAELAKLYKQLDDKDEEINQQSQLAEKLKQQMLDQEELLASSRRDHENLQAELNRLQAENEASKEEVKEVLQALEELAVNYDQKSQEVEDKTKEFEAISEELSQKSSILSSLDSELQKLKEMSNHQKKRVTEMMSSLLKDLAEIGIAVGSNDIKQHEGGSGLIDEEFTVARLYISKMKSEVKTMVKRCKQLESTQSESNKKMDENEKELAACQLRISQHEAKIKSLTEYLQNVEQKKRQLEENVDSLNEELVKLSAQEKVHAMEKENEIQTANEVKEAVEKQIHSHREAHQKQISSLRDELDNKEKLITELQDLNQKIMLEQERLRVEHEKLKSTDQEKSRKLHELTVMQDRREQARQDLKGLEETVAKELQTLHNLRKLFVQDLATRVKKSAEMDSDDTGGSAAQKQKISFLENNLEQLTKVHKQLVRDNADLRCELPKLEKRLRATAERVKALESALKEAKENAARDRKRYQQEVDRIKEAVRAKNMARRGHSAQIAKPIRPGQQPVASPTHPNINRSGGGFYQNSQTVSIRGGGSGKPDKN from the exons ATGGCCGACCCGGCGGAGTGCACCATCAAAGTGATGTGCCGTTTTAGGCCCCTGAACAGCTCCGAGGTGACCAGGGGCGACAGATACATTCCCAAGTTTCAAGGGGAAGACACCGTCGTTATCGGG GGTAAACCATACATGTTCGACAGAGTGTTTCAGTCAAATACAACACAGGAACAAGTGTACAACGCCTGCGCCCAGAAGATTGTAAAAG ATGTTCTGGAGGGATACAACGGGACAATTTTTGCATATGGACAGACGTCATCtggtaaaacacacaccatgGAG GGGAATCTCCATGACACAGATGCAATGGGCATCATCCCCAGGATAGTTCAAGACATTTTCAACTACATCTATTCCATGGACGAAAACCTGGAGTTTCATATCAAA GTCTCATATTTTGAAATCTACTTAGACAAGATCCGGGACCTTTTGGACG TGTCGAAGACCAATTTGTCAGTGcatgaagacaaaaacagagtaCCCTACGTCAAG ggctGCACTGAGAGATTTGTCTGCAGCCCAGAGGAAGTCATGGACACAATCGATGAAGGCAAATCTAACAGACATGTAGCAGTCACAA ACATGAACGAGCACAGCTCCAGGAGTCACAGTATCTTCCTGATAAATGTCAAACAGGAGAACACTCAGACAGAGCAGAAGCTCAGTGGCAAACTCTACCTGGTGGATCTGGCTGGTAGTGAAAAG GTCAGTAaaacaggagcagagggagCTGTGCTGGACGAAGCCAAGAACATCAACAAGTCTCTGTCGTCCCTGGGAAACGTCATCTCTGCTCTGGCTGAAGGAACG GCCTACATCCCATACCGAGACAGCAAGATGACCCGTATCCTGCAGGACTCGCTGGGTGGTAACTGTCGAACCACCATTGTTATCTGCTGCTCGCCTTCCTCCTTTAATGAGGCCGAAACCAAATCCACTCTCATGTTTGGACAAAG AGCAAAGACTATCAAGAACACAGTCACTGTGAACATTGAgctgacagcagagcagtggaaGCAGAAGTatgagagggagaaggagaagaataAGACCCTGAGGAACACCATCACCTGGCTGGAGAACGAGCTCAACCGCTGGAGGAATG GTGAGAGCGTGCCGGTGGAGGAGCAGTTCGACAAGGAGAAGGCCAACGCCGAGGTGCTGGCGCTGGACAACATACTCAACGACAAGCCAGCCTCCACGCCCAACGTGCCCGGTGTTCGCCTCACCGATGTGGAGAAGGACAAGTGCGAGGCTGAGCTGGCCAAGCTTTACAAACAGCTGGATGATAAG GATGAGGAGATCAACCAGCAGAGCCAGCTGGCAGAGAAGCTGAAACAGCAGATGCTGGACCAGGAGGAG CTTCTAGCCTCCTCCCGCCGCGATCACGAGAACCTCCAGGCAGAGCTGAACCGCCTGCAGGCGGAGAACGAGGCCTccaaggaggaggtgaaggaggtgctgcaggctctggaggagctggCCGTCAACTACGACCAGAAGagccaggaggtggaggacaagACCAAGGAGTTTGAGGCCATCAGCGAGGAGCTCAGCCAGAAATCG TCCATCCTGTCGTCTCTGGACTCTGAGCTCCAGAAGCTGAAGGAGATGTCCAACCACCAGAAGAAGAGGGTGACTGAGATGATGTCGTCGCTGCTCAAAGATTTAGCCGAGATCGGCATTGCGGTGGGCAGCAATGACATCAAG CAACACGAGGGCGGCAGCGGTCTGATAGACGAGGAGTTCACGGTGGCTCGTCTCTACATCAGCAAGATGAAGTCCGAAGTGAAGACCATGGTGAAACGCTGCAAGCAGCTGGAGAGCACCCAGTCGGAGAGCAACAAGAAGATGGATGAGAACGAGAAGGAGCTGGCCGCCTGCCAGCTGCGCATCTCCCAG CACGAGGCTAAAATCAAGTCCCTGACCGAGTACCTGCAGAACGTGGAGCAGAAGAagaggcagctggaggagaaCGTGGACTCTCTCAATGAGGAACTCGTCAAGCTCAGCGCTCAGG aGAAAGTCCATGCTatggagaaagagaatgagatcCAGACTGCCAATGAAGTCAAG gaagCGGTGGAGAAGCAGATTCACTCCCACCGTGAAGCTCACCAGAAACAGATCAGCAGCCTGAGAGACGAGCTGGACAACAAGGAGAAACTCatcactgagctgcagga tctgaaccagaaGATCATGCTGGAGCAAGAGAGGCTCAGAGTGGAGCACGAGAAACTCAAATCCACCGACCAGGAGAAGAGCCGCAAACTACATGAGTTGAC ggTGATGCAGGACAGACGGGAGCAGGCCAGGCAGGACCTGAAGGGTCTGGAAGAGACAGTG GCCAAGGAGCTGCAGACTCTGCACAACCTGAGGAAACTCTTTGTCCAGGATTTGGCCACCAGAGTGAAAAAG AGCGCTGAGATGGACTCAGACGACACAGGTGGGAGTGCtgctcagaaacagaaaatctcCTTTCTTGAGAACAATCTTGAGCAGCTCACCAAGGTTCACAAACAG CTGGTTCGTGACAATGCAGACCTGCGCTGTGAGCTTCCTAAACTGGAAAAGCGTCTTCGTGCTACGGCTGAGCGGGTCAAGGCCCTGGAATCTGCTCTGAAGGAGGCCAAGGAGAACGCCGCCCGCGACCGCAAGCGCTACCAGCAGGAGGTGGACCGCATCAAGGAGGCCGTCAGAGCCAAGAACATGGCCAGGAGGGGACATTCGGCCCAGATCG CCAAACCCATCCGGCCCGGGCAGCAGCCGGTGGCGTCTCCCACTCACCCCAACATCAACCGCAGCGGGGGAGGCTTCTACCAGAACAGCCAGACGGTGTCCATCAGGGGAGGAGGCAGCGGCAAACCGGACAAGAA ctgA
- the LOC108884348 gene encoding sodium- and chloride-dependent GABA transporter 3-like, whose product MNRERRKAENQMRAGDRGQWASKTEYVLVVAGNVVGLGNVWRFPYLCYKNGGGAFLVPYCLLAVVCGIPLFLLETSVGQYTQEGFITCWRKLCPLAQGIGYGHFVMKLYDFIYIIIQVWALFYLASSFTSKLPWASCDNTWNTVNCVGLQSLSNETVNHTMLTNTTSAATEFWERRVLVVSGGIEELGSVRWELALCLLLCWVFCYFSIWKSIRSSGKVAYFTATFPYAMLLILLIRGLTLPGAWEGIYFYLYPDLNRLANLEVWIEAGSQICFSYSVAIGTLSVLGSYNEYNNNCYRDCFWLCLLNSGTSFVAGFVVFSVLGFMAQKQGVAVNTVAESGPGLAFIAYPQATAMMPLPQFWTVCFFLMLIFLSVDTHFVTVECFIASISDLFPKHLRAPGRSEIFVLLICLFFFLTHLTLVTEGGIYIFQLIDYYGCTRACHYFMALSQCLALAWGFGAERVIDVIEDMTGQRPCAFFKLCWKYIIPLLTPISFILYLVGYTHLKINDRYVYPAWAYRLGWTMTLSSVLMVPLWAAGQMCLTAGTFRERLHILCRPAEDPAQQRR is encoded by the exons AtgaacagagaaagaagaaaagctgAGAATCAGATGAGGgctggagacagaggacagtgggccagtaaaactgaatatgttCTGGTTGTTGCAGGAAACGTGGTCGGTCTGGGGAACGTGTGGAGGTTTCCTTACCTCTGCTACAAGAACGGAGGAG GGGCCTTTCTGGTGCCGTACTGTCTGTTAGCTGTGGTGTGTGGGATACCTCTGTTTCTGCTGGAGACTTCAGTCGGTCAGTACACCCAGGAAGGATTCATCACCTGCTGGAGGAAACTGTGTCCACTGGCACAAG gGATAGGATACGGACATTTCGTGATGAAACTTTATGACTTCATTTACATTATAATCCAAGTCTGGGCTCTGTTCTACCTGGCGTCTTCATTCACATCCAAGCTCCCCTGGGCCAGCTGTGACAACACCTGGAACACAG TGAACTGTGTGGGTCTTCAGAGTTTGTCAAATGAGACTGTAAATCACACCATGTTGACCAACACCACCTCTGCTGCTACTGAGTTCTGGGA acGGAGGGTGCTGGTCGTGTCTGGAGGTATCGAGGAGCTGGGCAGTGTGAGATGGGAGCTGGCTCTGTGTCTTCTGCTCTGCTGGGTGTTCTGCTACTTCAGCATCTGGAAAAGCATCAGATCCTCTGGAAAG gttgCATACTTCACCGCCACTTTCCCCTACGCCATGCTCCTCATACTGCTCATCAGGGGACTGACTTTACCTGGAGCATGGGAAGGAATCTACTTCTACCTGTACCCAGACTTGAACCGCCTGGCTAACCTTGAg GTCTGGATAGAAGCAGGCTCTCAGATATGCTTCTCCTACAGCGTGGCTATAGGAACTCTAAGTGTTTTAGGCAGCTATAATgagtacaacaacaactgttACAG GGACTGCTTTTGGCTCTGTCTGCTGAACAGTGGGACCAGTTTTGTTGCTGGATTCGTTGTCTTCTCTGTCCTTGGATTCATGGCTCAGAAACAGGGTGTTGCTGTCAACACTGTAGCTGAGTCAG GTCCAGGTCTGGCCTTCATTGCCTACCCTCAGGCTACAGCCATGATGCCTTTACCACAGTTCTGGACCGTCTGCTTCTTCCTGATGCTCATCTTCCTCAGTGTCGACACTCAT TTTGTGACAGTCGAGTGTTTTATCGCCTCAATAAGCGACTTGTTTCCGAAGCACTTACGTGCACCGGGACGGTCTGAAATCTTTGTCCTCCTCATCtgtttgttcttcttcctcacaCATCTGACCTTGGTCACTGAG GGAGGGATTTACATATTCCAGCTTATTGATTATTATGGTTGTACCAGAGCTTGTCATTATTTTATGGCTTTATCTCAGTGTCTGGCTCTGGCCTGGGGTTTTG GTGCTGAGCGTGTTATTGACGTCATCGAGGACATGACAGGACAGAGGCCATGTGCTTTCTTCAAACTGTGCTGGAAATACATCATCCCTCTGCTGACACCG ATTTCCTTTATCCTGTACCTGGTTGGTTACACACACCTCAAGATTAACGACCGATACGTTTACCCTGCCTGGGCGTACAGACTGGGATGGACCAtgactctctcctctgttctcatGGTGCCACTGTGGGCAGCTGGACAGATGTGTTTGACAGCAGGAACCTTCAGAGAG CGTTTGCACATCCTTTGTCGACCCGCTGAAGATCCAGCCCAGCAGAGAAGataa